One window of Globicephala melas chromosome 5, mGloMel1.2, whole genome shotgun sequence genomic DNA carries:
- the C5H4orf54 gene encoding uncharacterized protein C4orf54 homolog, translating into MLSFHFWESRGRPTDAAPSVADGIQTPSCRWCQANNWTEQLSYGKLATVSAGAAAPWPQTTSAAPSRSLPSSLSLARAPPQGLKNRKLVAATAVVPIALGPIQARGTLLRATLQPLQGQGGARDRPGAPHCLLLSLKPRRGLRMEGAPPELNLQARPKEVREGVSGAQDRQELKQQLRPLLKPSASSQREEKYVEMRTSAGVQRDSPRTMRLTLEQRPGDQRGSSSPKEKAQDEAGSQECEAPAPQKNPASLEASGPQFSGTDEGSSLSSPSSALVDKAEEGGLSKTGDTTTSTGALATSSSLLDFESDSGENAVSCQPKGGEEGEKPGGGERTECRDMIAKSQGSRDPPQNQEAHYITTHEIQLSEVEQDTDFDVGLASRWDFEDNNVIYSFVDYASFGGSDETPEDVTTPSEEDDDNSCYLSTAPSTDATRTPSPTDSDPARPSAGSSGGDTSSTEVGSGPSDSNPTPPATGPGTATPCEPLLQPLEAASAVASSCGSAAGQILLSIKQTSRAINEPSNVCAKQNIIYAAKHEGDMSLRVSTAAEHNSSSLKQDPAAAVAQDHAKKFIAVPARLQTRCGAVRAKELVDSSSGASSAVSELDDADKEVRNLTSRAFRSLAYPYFEALNISSRESSSLSEVGFGRWSAFLDLKCAGVGARVEQSLLRSSAASMAAGLRKGSGARTTADQLYIQSKKSQTKALEFVVSKVEGEIKHVETPLCFQKQVQSGSHVVTLLEPLNLRSESKASSAAGPCRATKGPSKGPGSVYTDDGSETSEGSRLASRADGPQKKSKFASSLLKNVISKKMQREHEFKMERGEVSDTSHHNLSSTSKETEGPPPGGEKQREKGLQRQSSRHSEAGSEYTVVSVSDAGGEGSVAGSKSPVFKASAPRESHAGSGRNFADGPPVEVCEIKKSASETVKSIFLRSQNSAFRSWKEKEADKREEKAPIGKLKLPKGGDWRADLGEISASKSTIMSRLFVPNIQQTPKDKQPGKQATKHPAAQATSTAVVRPKAPEIKIRLGSVQQPGSDFNIAKLLTPKLASGGASNLFKTTEDNSRAQQKLFRGDNLEKVPQFQVRDVRDKSKAQGPLHQVRDVRKLIKASGDSSDKGSVTPEQGLTGPKPRPLAPAAGGSESLSPMVITCQAVVNQREDGTDREPRDNVGMEGSSRALNSSSPEGTVLVHRASGRLPVATIAPNKPEQGSYLPVLKIVSKPQKTPEKAKEEEVKEEGRGPKTSRNALEKLTAAVRSMEELYSFNRNEWKRKSDPLPLMTDSHVLSLIASEEREGAGGAERDPDKLAKRVGGAEERGAGHKGAGVVLRGGPIERLQRRNSNPSAESVSARAAAFENLARERPRSLYIPPVHKDVDRTQPLPPLPSHRNVLTVSASSTQKTGGVAGKFPQGPAAESPLAAKGIKSQGLRSLKISPATRASLEEVTNRKNGSHLEKSHSDCENYLTIPVKGSSAAGELPGRPGAGREAPPSSATTLCSLPPLSARSQVPSSPKGSQVSGTSRPAWRTKPDDPRGTVAAPAEPQSPEHPPTTIYHQQLLPFTLQGAQPQVLCFSPPGMPAPAPVGPAPVPTDPFQQPQPPQTQRKMLLDVTTGQYYLVDTPVQPMTRRLFDPETGQYVDVPMTSQQQAVAPMSLPGPPLALSPGAYGPAYMIYPGFLPTVLPANALQPTPIAHTPRGAELSPVAAEPPSKEAAASFTEAPYFMSSGQSPTSSSAPAATSQLVGAKGFAQLHGKPVISITSQPLGPRIIAPPSFDGTTMSFVVEHR; encoded by the coding sequence atgctttcctttcatttctggGAGTCCCGGGGTCGGCCTACAGATGCTGCTCCTTCCGTGGCCGATGGCATTCAGACTCCTAGCTGCCGATGGTGCCAGGCAAACAACTGGACAGAACAGCTCAGCTACGGGAAGCTGGCCACGGTCTCGGCCGGAGCCGCAGCCCCCTGGCCACAGACCACCTCTGCCGCCCCATCCAGgagccttccttcctccctcagccTCGCCCGGGCCCCGCCACAGGGGCTGAAGAACCGGAAGCTGGTGGCAGCCACGGCAGTGGTGCCTATAGCCTTGGGGCCAATCCAGGCACGTGGGACCCTGCTTCGGGCTACTCTGCAGCCCCTCCAGGGCCAGGGAGGGGCCCGGGACCGCCCCGGTGCTCCCCATTGTCTTCTCCTGTCACTGAAACCTAGGCGAGGGCTCAGAATGGAAGGCGCCCCTCCTGAGCTGAATCTGCAGGCCAGACCGAAGGAGGTCAGGGAGGGGGTGAGCGGAGCTCAAGATCGCCAGGAGCTCAAGCAGCAGCTGCGGCCACTTCTCAAGCCATCGGCCTCCTCGCAGCGAGAAGAGAAATACGTGGAGATGCGCACTTCAGCTGGAGTGCAGAGGGACAGTCCCCGGACCATGAGACTTACTCTGGAGCAGCGCCCGGGGGATCAGAGGGGCTCTAGCAGCCCCAAGGAGAAAGCCCAAGACGAAGCCGGCAGCCAAGAGTGTGAGGCTCCAGCCCCCCAGAAGAATCCTGCCTCCCTGGAAGCCTCCGGACCCCAGTTCTCCGGCACTGATGAGGGCAGTAGCCTCTCGTCTCCCTCCTCCGCCCTGGTGGACAAAGCAGAGGAAGGTGGCCTTTCCAAGACGGGTGATACCACCACATCCACGGGGGCTCTGGCCACCTCGTCCTCACTGTTAGACTTTGAGAGTGACAGTGGTGAGAACGCAGTGAGCTGCCAGCCCAAGGgaggagaagaaggggaaaaaccaggaggaggagagagaaccgAGTGCAGAGACATGATTGCCAAGTCTCAGGGCAGCAGGGACCCCCCCCAGAATCAGGAGGCTCACTACATCACCACCCACGAGATCCAGCTGAGCGAGGTAGAGCAGGACACGGATTTCGACGTGGGCCTGGCCTCCCGCTGGGATTTCGAGGACAACAACGTGATCTACTCATTCGTGGACTATGCTTCCTTTGGTGGCAGCGACGAGACCCCAGAGGACGTCACCACGCCGAGCGAAGAGGACGATGACAACAGCTGCTACCTCAGCACCGCTCCCAGCACCGACGCCACCCGGACACCCAGCCCCACCGACAGTgaccccgcccgccccagcgcgGGCAGCAGCGGTGGCGACACCAGCAGCACGGAAGTGGGCAGCGGCCCCTCGGACAGCAACCCCACTCCCCCAGCCACGGGGCCTGGCACTGCCACCCCGTGTGAGCCCTTGCTGCAGCCGCTGGAGGCAGCCTCAGCCGTCGCAAGCAGCTGCGGGAGTGCAGCAGGCCAGATCCTCCTATCAATCAAACAGACTTCCCGGGCTATAAATGAGCCTAGCAACGTGTGTGCAAAGCAAAACATTATTTACGCTGCCAAGCATGAAGGCGACATGAGCCTCCGCGTCTCTACAGCTGCTGAACACAATTCAAGTTCACTGAAGCAAGACCCGGCTGCAGCCGTGGCTCAGGACCATGCGAAGAAATTCATCGCCGTCCCTGCTCGCCTGCAAACGCGGTGCGGGGCCGTCCGGGCGAAGGAGCTGGTGGACTCCTCCAGCGGGGCCTCCAGTGCCGTGAGCGAGCTGGACGACGCCGACAAAGAGGTGCGTAACCTGACCTCCCGGGCCTTCCGGAGCCTCGCTTACCCCTACTTTGAGGCTCTGAACATCAGTTCCCGGGAGTCCTCGTCGCTCTCCGAAGTCGGCTTTGGGCGCTGGTCGGCCTTCCTGGACTTGAAATGCGCAGGCGTTGGAGCCAGGGTGGAACAGAGTCTCCTCAGGAGCAGCGCTGCCTCTATGGCTGCGGGTCTGAGGAAGGGCAGTGGGGCCAGGACGACCGCAGACCAGCTCTACATCCAGTCCAAGAAGTCCCAGACCAAGGCCTTGGAGTTCGTGGTCAGCAAAGTCGAGGGGGAGATCAAACACGTGGAGACACCTCTGTGTTTCCAGAAGCAGGTCCAGTCGGGCTCCCACGTGGTCACCCTTCTCGAGCCTCTGAATTTACGCAGTGAGAGCAAAGCCAGCTCCGCCGCGGGGCCCTGCAGGGCCACCAAAGGCCCCAGCAAGGGCCCCGGGTCAGTGTACACGGATGATGGCTCGGAGACCTCTGAGGGCAGCAGGCTTGCCTCCCGAGCTGACGGCCCCCAGAAGAAGTCCAAGTTTGCTTCCAGTCTGCTCAAAAACGTCATCTCCAAGAAGATGCAGCGGGAACATGAGTTCAAAATGGAGAGGGGAGAAGTCAGTGACACATCCCACCATAACCTCTCCAGCACCTCCAAGGAGACGGAGGGCCCTCCCCCCGGGGGTGAGAAGCAGCGGGAGAAGGGCCTGCAGAGGCAGAGTTCTCGCCACTCGGAGGCCGGCTCTGAGTACACGGTGGTCAGCGTGTCTGATGCAGGTGGGGAGGGGTCCGTAGCTGGGTCTAAATCCCCAGTTTTCAAAGCCAGTGCCCCTCGGGAGAGCCATGCAGGCTCCGGCCGGAATTTCGCTGATGGACCCCCGGTAGAAGTGTGTGAAATCAAAAAGAGTGCGTCAGAGACTGTCAAGAGCATCTTCCTCCGCAGTCAGAACAGTGCATTCCGGTCATGGAAGGAGAAGGAGGCGGACAAGCGGGAAGAAAAGGCCCCCATCGGGAAGCTGAAACTCCCCAAAGGGGGCGACTGGAGGGCTGATCTCGGGGAGATCTCTGCCAGTAAGTCCACCATCATGTCTCGCCTCTTTGTCCCCAACATCCAGCAGACACCCAAGGACAAGCAGCCGGGCAAGCAGGCCACCAAGCACCCCGCTGCCCAGGCCACCTCCACAGCAGTGGTCAGGCCCAAGGCTCCCGAGATCAAGATCCGGCTGGGAAGCGTGCAGCAGCCGGGCTCGGACTTCAACATCGCCAAGTTGCTCACACCCAAACTGGCCAGTGGCGGCGCCTCGAACCTCTTCAAGACCACTGAGGACAACAGCAGGGCACAGCAGAAACTCTTCCGGGGGGACAACCTGGAAAAAGTGCCCCAGTTCCAGGTGAGAGATGTCAGGGACAAGTCCAAGGCCCAAGGCCCCCTCCACCAGGTAAGAGATGTCCGGAAACTCATCAAAGCGTCAGGGGACAGCAGTGACAAGGGCAGCGTTACCCCAGAGCAGGGGCTGACCGGGCCCAAACCCAGGCCGCTGGCTCCTGCAGCTGGTGGCTCGGAATCCCTGTCCCCCATGGTGATTACATGCCAGGCTGTGGTGAACCAGAGGGAAGACGGCACAGACCGAGAGCCCAGGGATAACGTGGGCATGGAGGGCAGCAGCAGGGCCTTGAATTCCTCCTCGCCGGAAGGGACAGTCTTGGTTCACAGGGCATCTGGCAGGCTGCCCGTGGCCACCATCGCTCCCAATAAGCCTGAGCAGGGCTCGTACCTGCCCGTGCTCAAGATCGTCTCCAAGCCTCAGAAGACCCCAGAGAAGGCCAAGGAGGAGGAGgtcaaggaggaaggaagaggcccCAAGACATCTCGCAATGCTCTGGAGAAGCTGACGGCGGCTGTGAGGTCCATGGAAGAGCTGTACAGCTTCAACAGGAACGAGTGGAAGCGGAAAAGCGACCCCTTGCCCCTGATGACCGACAGCCACGTCCTGTCGCTCATCGCcagtgaggagagagaaggggccgGGGGTGCTGAGCGGGACCCCGACAAGTTGGCCAAACGGGTGGGTGGGGCGGAAGAGCGGGGCGCCGGGCACAAAGGCGCAGGTGTGGTCCTGCGAGGGGGCCCCATAGAGCGTCTGCAGCGGAGGAACTCCAACCCGAGCGCCGAGAGTGTGTCCGCCCGCGCGGCCGCCTTTGAGAACCTGGCCAGGGAGAGGCCCCGGTCCCTCTATATCCCCCCGGTGCACAAGGATGTGGACAGAACCCAGCCCCTGCCGCCGCTCCCCAGCCACCGGAACGTGCTCACAGTGAGCGCCAGCAGCACCCAGAAAACTGGGGGTGTCGCTGGCAAGTTCCCACAAGGCCCCGCTGCAGAGAGCCCTTTGGCGGCAAAGGGCATCAAATCGCAGGGACTCCGGTCTCTCAAGATCTCTCCGGCCACTCGGGCATCTCTCGAAGAGGTGACCAACAGGAAGAATGGCAGCCATCTGGAAAAGAGCCACAGCGACTGCGAGAATTACCTGACCATCCCCGTTAAAGGGAGCTCTGCAGCTGGGGAGCTTCCAGGCAGgcctggggcggggagggaggcccctccctcctcagccaCCACTCTCTGCAGCTTGCCCCCGCTGAGTGCCCGCAGTCAGGTCCCCAGTAGCCCCAAAGGCTCTCAGGTCAGCGGAACCAGCCGGCCAGCTTGGCGCACCAAGCCTGACGACCCCCGGGGCACGGTAGCTGCCCCCGCAGAGCCACAGAGCCCCGAGCATCCCCCCACCACGATCTACCACCAGCAGCTGCTGCCCTTCACCCTCCAGGGGGCCCAGCCCCAGGTCCTCTGCTTCTCCCCACCAGGCATGCCTGCCCCGGCACCTGTGGGCCCAGCTCCGGTCCCCACAGACCCCTTCCAGCAGCCGCAGCCTCCGCAGACCCAGCGCAAGATGCTCCTGGATGTGACAACCGGCCAGTACTATCTGGTGGACACACCAGTACAGCCCATGACCCGGAGACTGTTTGACCCCGAGACGGGGCAGTATGTGGACGTGCCCATGACCTCCCAGCAGCAGGCTGTGGCTCCCATGTCCCTCCCCGGGCCTCCCTTGGCCCTGAGTCCGGGGGCCTACGGCCCCGCCTACATGATCTACCCCGGGTTTCTGCCCACGGTGCTGCCCGCCAATGCCCTGCAGCCCACGCCAATTGCTCACACTCCAAGGGGCGCCGAGCTCTCCCCCGTGGCAGCAGAGCCCCCCAGCAAAGAGGCAGCTGCATCTTTCACCGAGGCCCCTTACTTCATGTCCTCCGGTcagtctcccacctcctcctctgccccagcGGCCACATCCCAGCTGGTGGGGGCCAAGGGCTTTGCCCAGCTGCATGGCAAGCCTGTCATCAGCATCACTTCGCAGCCCCTGGGGCCGCGGATCATCGCCCCCCCCTCCTTTGACGGCACCACCATGAGCTTCGTGGTGGAACACAGATGA